The segment CGCGGGGTGCCGAATTTCTCCCGGAAGCAGGACTCGATGAAGCCGATGGGGCGCAGCATGAGACAGATATGTTATCAGATTGCCGGGAAGCGGCCCGCCGTCCAGGCGGACAACGGCCCAGCGCCGACCGGAGCGTCGGCGCTGGGGTCCCGGTCGCGCCTACGGCGCGGCCGGGAGCTCGAAGGCGAGCCGAAGAAAGCCGCCCCGGGCCGTCATTTGGCGCCTCCTCCCGGCAGACGGCCGAACAAGTCCTGCACCGCCTTGCGGATGGACGCGTCGAGCTCGGCCGGGATCGGGACGGACGCGAGGGTCCGCCGCAGCGCGCCGGGCTCCCCCGCGTCGAGGCTGGCGGCCTTGTAGGGGCCGGACTCCTCGTCCGTGGACCTGACGAAGGTTACGACGGCCTCGGCTCCTGGCGCGGGCAGGGACAGCTCGACCTCGTTGTCGTCCTTATCGAACAAGATCACGTGCACGTCACAGCCCAGGCGCGCCTGGGTGAGCTTCGCGTCCAGCCGCAGGCTCGGCCTGTCGAGCCAAGCCGGCATGCCGGCCAAGCCCTCCGCCGAGACCGGCTCCGGGCCTGCGAGGCTCCCCGACCAGACGCCGGCCGGCCAGCCGAGCAGCCGCCCCTGCCTCCGTTCCCGGACCGCGAAGCTCAAGTCCATCAGGACATGACAGCCCGGCCTGATCTCAGCGGGGACGCGGATCAGGATTCCCGGAGCTTCGGCGCGGCCGCCGTCGACGCCCACGGCCCCCGGCTCCGCGCTGACCGCGACGCCGTAGCGCTGGGCGAGCTCCCGCATACAAGGCGCCAAAGCCCGCACAGCCTCCTCTCGGTCGAAGGCCCGGACCGGCCGGGCGTCCGTCACGGAGCACGCGGGGGCGCCCGAAAAAGCGTCCTGCCGCTGCTGCGCGGCGACGGCCAGCCGACCGACGCAGGACAGCACGACGATGAGAAGAACCGCGGATATCCTGATTTCAATCGCCTTCATATCCCCTCCTTGCTCAGCGTCCATTTCAAGGGGAGGATAGCCCCGGTCCGCGGCCCCGGCCCTAGGCCATCCGGGCAGGGTTTTAGGCGTCTAGAGTTCCACCTGTCTTTGGGCCGTTGGGCCCTTTCGGGGACCTGGCGGCGATTCGAGGCGGCGGCGGGACCAGGCTAACGTCGCGGATGCTTGCCGGACATCCAGAGCGGATCGAGATAGCTCTCCGGACGCCGGACGCCCTTGGCCCGGTCCAGGCCGGATCGCAGGACGGCCGCCATATCGTCCGGGCTCAGAGTCTTGGGCCAAGGCAGCCCCAGCCTCTCTTGCATGGCCGCCCGGACTTTCGTCGGGATCGCGTGGAAATCCTCCGCCATGCCGCGCTCATCGCCCAAGGCGCGGCGCGCCAAAGCCCGGTTGCAGCGGGCCCAGACGTAGTCCGGGCAGCGCCGGATGACCAGGTCCAGGTCCCGCAGCGCCTCGGCCTGCCGGCCCAGGATCCTATAGGCCTCTCCCCTCCAGACGCGGGCTTCGTCGTCTTCCGGCTGGAGCTCCAGAGCGCGGTCGAGGTCCGCCAGCGCTCGGCCGGGCCGCCCGAGCTTGAGGCAGGCCGCGCCGCGCCAGCCCTGGGCCCATTCCGGGGCGCCGAGGGACAAGGCCCGGTCCAGGAGCTCGACGGCCTTCCGGTAATCCCCCAGCCACAGCCTGGCCTCGGCGTGCCACGTCATGACCGCTGGCTTGGCCGAGGCGTCGACCGACTCCTGGATGCGCGCGAACTCCCGCAAGCCCCGGGCCGCCTCGCCCTTCATCAGGTAGGCCTCGGCCGCCCGGCAGCGGAAGCCCCAATATCCCGGCATGCGCCTTGAGACCTTCCGACAGGCCGCGATGACGCGGTCGTAATCGGACCAGTCGAGCAGGCGCAGGACGAAGGGATGCTGCAGGCAGGAGTAGCGCGCCGGCAGACGCTTGATGCGCGCGTAGGCGGCATCGAACTCGCGGCGCCGGCCCAGAAGCGGGCCGCGGCAATAGGCGAACCAATGCGCAAAGCCCCCGCCCTTCTCGGCCTGGCGCAGACGCCGGAGCTCCGAAGCGACGAACTGCTGCCGCCTCGCCCGCCTCATTGTCGCGGGATCGTACCACCACGGCCACTGGAAGCAGTTCGAGTTCGAAAGCTTGACCGATCTCTTCAGCATCTCCTCGCCGAGCCGGAAGGCGGCGCGATAGCGGCCCGCGCAGAGCAAGGCCGAGAAGATGCGCGGCCAGTCGGGCAGCGCCCCGTCCGTCGTCGCGGCGGCGCGCCGGAAGTCGCTCTCCGCTTCGCGGCGGCGGCCCTGCTCCCAGCGCAGCCAGCCCAAGGCCAGCCGAGCCCGGCCCTCCAGCGCCCCCCCCCTCCGGCATAGGCGCCGGTACCAGGCTGCGGCGTTGCGGAGGTCGCCGATCCTCTCCAGGACCCTGGCGGTCTCCCAGGCCGGCTGCTCCCAGTCCGGCGCGGCCTCGGCTGAGCGCCGATAGTAGGCCTTGGCCTGGCGGAGGAGTCCTTGCTTCTCATGCAAGCGCCCCGAGGCCAGAAGGAGCTCCGCGCGCGGCCCGCCGAGCTCAAGAGCGCGCGCGACGTGGACCGCGGCCTCCCGGAACTTGCCGCGCAGCTCCAAGAACCGCGCGAAATCCATGCGGGCCTCGCGGCCTCCCGGCCGCGCCGCCACGGCTTGGCGATAGCGCCGCGCCGCCTCTTCCGGGCGTCCCGACCGTTCGCTGAGCCTCGCCGCCGAGAGCTGCGTCTCCCAAGCACTGGAAGACGGTCCCGGGGACTTGGCCATGATCGCCGGTATGATATCAAAATGCCCAGGAAGCGAATGACCCGCTCGCCCCTAGTACCTTTAGCCTAGGTCTCCGGGGCCGCTAGGCCCAACCATTTTCGCGCCATTCCTTTACACTCTTAGTGTAATGAAGCTCAAGCGCGGTCTCGCTGTCCTGCTCGCCTGCCTCCAGTTCGCCCTCTCCTTCGGCTTGAGCGGCTACGCGGCCGCCAACGAGGTCGTGATCCAGAAGGTCCAGACCTCGGCCCCGATCCAGTTCGGCCCCGCCGGGGCCATCGGACAGACGCAGTTCTCCAACCCCGGGGCCTTCCAACCGGGCGCCATCGTCCCCACCCTCTCCGGTTCCGGCCTGACCACCAGCGTGCCCCAGGTCCAGCCCCGGGTCTCCGTCGCCCCCATCACGGGCCTGCCCGTCTCGGCCATCCCGCAGGCCGGAGCGCCGGTCCTGGCCGCGCCCGCGCTCATCCAGAACAGCCCCGTCTCTCTGACTCTGTCCAAGCCCCAGATCGCCGCTGCCTCGGCCGACGGCCGGACCGGGCCCATCGACATCCAGAAGACCTCGGCGCGCGTGACCGCCAGCTTGAGCCTGCCGGGCCTGAGCCAGAAGGCCCCGGCGGAGTCGTCGCGGGGCGCGGCGGAGCAGGTCTTCGCCGAGCTGCGCAACGAGAAGCTCTCCGAGACCACGGAGGGCGCGGTCTCCGCCCAGACCGCCGGCATCAAGAGCTACGCGGCCCCTCTGGCCCAGGCCCAGACCTCACCGGTCTCGGTCAAGACCGCAGAAGTCCCCGCGGCCCAGACCCAGGCCGCCAAGTCCTTCTGGCAGAAACCCGCAGTCCAGTGGGTCACGAGCGGGCTCGCGGTGGCCGCCCTCGCCGCGGCAACGCCGATCCTGACCGCTAACGTCGGGGTGGTCGCGGCCGTGGGCTCCGTCATCCTCTCGGTCCTCGGCATCCCCTGGAT is part of the Elusimicrobiota bacterium genome and harbors:
- a CDS encoding tetratricopeptide repeat protein, yielding MAKSPGPSSSAWETQLSAARLSERSGRPEEAARRYRQAVAARPGGREARMDFARFLELRGKFREAAVHVARALELGGPRAELLLASGRLHEKQGLLRQAKAYYRRSAEAAPDWEQPAWETARVLERIGDLRNAAAWYRRLCRRGGALEGRARLALGWLRWEQGRRREAESDFRRAAATTDGALPDWPRIFSALLCAGRYRAAFRLGEEMLKRSVKLSNSNCFQWPWWYDPATMRRARRQQFVASELRRLRQAEKGGGFAHWFAYCRGPLLGRRREFDAAYARIKRLPARYSCLQHPFVLRLLDWSDYDRVIAACRKVSRRMPGYWGFRCRAAEAYLMKGEAARGLREFARIQESVDASAKPAVMTWHAEARLWLGDYRKAVELLDRALSLGAPEWAQGWRGAACLKLGRPGRALADLDRALELQPEDDEARVWRGEAYRILGRQAEALRDLDLVIRRCPDYVWARCNRALARRALGDERGMAEDFHAIPTKVRAAMQERLGLPWPKTLSPDDMAAVLRSGLDRAKGVRRPESYLDPLWMSGKHPRR